One genomic segment of Naumovozyma castellii chromosome 7, complete genome includes these proteins:
- the ALG11 gene encoding alpha-1,2-mannosyltransferase ALG11 (ancestral locus Anc_2.266), with translation MSISEGLQGKWLPVVTSIILLLTFWGLVRYALPKFLLNPPQDCQDNPYKQLHLLNSNGIFNIFAMLRRGAVRRSLILTSNHPNKFTNKSQKKIEAKGMLDYLSAEQRELKKTRKLYGFFHPYCNAGGGGEKVLWKAVETTLNYDENNLVIIYTGDNDVDGETILKNVNKTFDYQLDTGRIVFIFLNYRWLVDDKTWSHFTLLGQAIGSMILTAEAVLKCPPDIWCDTMGYPFGYPVVHILIRIPVLAYTHYPIISTDMLKKLKSQAPSMKNKIKYYYWKLFMFWYKLVGRYVTISMTNSTWTFNHVNKIWSHFTSPLQSKIVYPPCSSEKLATQEDIPRKNQAVILAQFRPEKRHKLIIESYANFLKEKDETALPPKLIFIGSTRSQLDKDYVATLEKYCFEDLKIPQSLIEFLTDCPYDEIKKILNESTFGINSMWNEHFGIAVVEYLASGLIPLVHASAGPLLDIVVPWDIVANKQMEQGDSTFKTGFFFTDNSDPDYSPTKKYPTLAELFNRVCSLTTEEKFAISERGKCCALTKFSDMAFDEAWDGVLDTLTENTSLDNNKKDR, from the coding sequence ATGTCAATTAGTGAAGGTCTCCAGGGCAAATGGTTGCCAGTAGTGACTTCGATTATACTTCTCTTAACTTTTTGGGGTTTAGTTAGATATGCGCTACCAAAGTTCTTATTGAACCCACCACAAGATTGCCAGGACAATCCCTATAAGCAATTGCAtctattaaattcaaatgggATATTCAACATTTTTGCAATGCTGAGAAGAGGGGCAGTTAGAAgatctttaattttaacTTCGAACCATCCAAACAAATTTACGAATAAATCTCAGAAAAAGATAGAAGCTAAAGGAATGTTAGACTACCTTTCGGCTGAACaaagagaattgaaaaagaccAGGAAGCTTTATGGATTTTTCCATCCATATTGTAATGCAGGTGGTGGGGGTGAAAAAGTGTTATGGAAGGCTGTGGAAACTACTCTAAattatgatgaaaataactTAGTAATAATTTACACTGGTGATAATGATGTTGATGGGGAAACCatattaaaaaatgtaAACAAAACCTTTGATTATCAATTAGATACTGGGAGAAtagtttttatttttttaaactACAGATGGTTAGTGGACGATAAAACATGGTCCCATTTCACACTATTGGGCCAAGCTATTGGTTCGATGATTTTAACTGCTGAAGCTGTATTGAAATGCCCACCTGACATATGGTGTGATACCATGGGCTACCCATTTGGATATCCAGTGGTTCACATTTTAATAAGAATTCCAGTGCTTGCGTACACTCACTATCCAATTATTTCTACAGATAtgttaaaaaaattaaaatcacAGGCACCTTCaatgaagaacaagattAAATACTATTATTGGAAACTGTTTATGTTTTGGTATAAATTGGTTGGACGTTATGTTACAATATCTATGACGAATTCTACATGGACATTCAACcatgtaaataaaatatgGTCGCATTTTACTTCGCCGCTACAATCTAAGATAGTGTATCCTCCTTGCTCCAGTGAAAAACTTGCTACTCAAGAAGACATACCCAGAAAAAATCAAGCTGTTATTCTCGCCCAATTTAGACCAGAGAAAAGACATAAGTTAATTATCGAATCTTATGCAAACTTTCTGAAGGAAAAAGATGAAACTGCCCTACCACCAAAGCTAATATTTATCGGTTCAACAAGATCTCAATTAGACAAAGATTATGTGGCAACGCTAGAGAAATATTGCTTTGAAGACTTAAAAATCCCTCAGAGTTTAATAGAATTCTTGACAGATTGCCCCTATGACGAGattaagaaaatattgaatgaatcCACTTTTGGTATCAATAGTATGTGGAATGAACATTTTGGTATTGCAGTTGTAGAATACTTAGCTTCTGGACTAATCCCCTTAGTGCATGCATCTGCAGGCCCATTGTTAGATATTGTTGTGCCCTGGGATATAGTGGCGAACAAACAGATGGAACAAGGCGATTCTACGTTTAAGACTGGTTTCTTTTTCACTGATAATAGTGATCCGGATTATTCACCTACCAAGAAATATCCAACGTTAGCGGAATTGTTTAACCGTGTTTGTAGCTTAACTACTGAAGAAAAGTTTGCCATTTCTGAGAGAGGAAAATGCTGCGCTTTAACCAAGTTTTCAGATATGGCATTTGATGAGGCATGGGATGGGGTCTTGGATACATTAACAGAAAATACATCTTTGGATAATAACAAAAAGGATCGTTAA
- the DDC1 gene encoding Ddc1p (ancestral locus Anc_6.200) translates to MSFRATITNIEKHTLWYRTIYILSTINDEIKLSITNAGLLAWTMNETETSLSQIFFSRSFFDQFEYKPHDIVFGEDGVQVHKDFRGIDQKLYSFQMNAKHLTTISKKPENDTVKSFTIVLNNTATCPETLTNRLLIQIEMESLILKEYAPLFTPIKFDPIIIDLKYKRKFLDVFGTAAESPNPDQPLDPRLLDVYKRTEQELERSLFNDEVESSIRQKDKLTMADEINYICCNQILLRNIIENYNSSVTTEIKLDIGAHKLNITAFTKAIFGEHDILVKNAMSICNTINTSDLEHYCLFTSVDETQLANANIKKNDYTKSIIFKLKDLRNFMNIGSSLKVNPSDDDVISIWFCKPGDPILIETNRMGVRMQLVQITDSVTNTEYPVDGTKRITSPIKQARLQQEEAVFPEKAKKYSPSRSKRYANRSEASPQKDNRRQLFVEADSQVEKSSNNIFAPVYEHMDTYEENKLPIFNNPEDPSIARVNISRKRISSQEDGNSDVFHNKFAKDVSDNAANRSNTTIGWGKNQLDHLAYVKDGTRNTIDSDSLLRREKQKLLPQENYDTDEHPDRREQIHDKSQEQSEFGPTQEKRPKGLFD, encoded by the coding sequence ATGTCATTCAGAGCAACCattacaaatattgaaaaacatACTCTGTGGTATCGTACAATCTATATCTTATCCAccattaatgatgaaataaaaCTATCCATTACCAATGCCGGGCTTTTAGCATGGACAATGAATGAAACAGAGACATCTCTGAGccaaatcttcttttcaaGGAGCTTCTTTgatcaatttgaatataaacCACATGATATCGTTTTTGGAGAGGATGGTGTCCAAGTTCATAAAGATTTTCGGGGTATTGATCAGAAACTATATTCCTTTCAAATGAATGCCAAGCATttaacaacaatatcaaaaaaaCCTGAGAACGATACCGTTAAGTCATTTACCATTGTTTTAAACAATACAGCCACATGTCCTGAAACTTTGACGAATCGATTATTAATACAGATCGAAATGGAATCActaattttgaaagaatatgCACCACTATTTACACCTATTAAGTTTGATcctattattattgatttgaaatacAAACGTAAGTTCCTTGACGTCTTTGGGACAGCAGCTGAATCACCTAACCCTGACCAACCCTTAGACCCGCGCCTTTTAGATGTTTATAAGAGGACAGAGCAAGAATTAGAGAGATCCCTATTCAATGATGAGGTAGAGTCTAGCATCCGACAAAAGGATAAGCTTACCATGGCTGATGAAATCAACTATATTTGTTGCAACCAGATTCTCTTACGGAATATTATCGAGAATTATAATTCCTCTGTAACAACAGAAATAAAACTTGACATCGGTGCTcataaattgaatataacTGCATTTACAAAAGCGATTTTTGGTGAACACGATATTTTGGTAAAGAATGCCATGAGTATCTGCAACACAATAAATACCTCAGACCTGGAACattattgtttatttacTAGTGTTGATGAGACCCAACTAGCCAACGCCAACATTAAAAAGAATGACTACACTAAAAGCATCATTTTCAAGCTCAAGGATCTCAGAAACTTTATGAATATTGGGTCATCACTAAAGGTGAACCCAAGCGATGACGATGTAATAAGTATATGGTTCTGTAAACCTGGTGATCcaattttaattgaaacaaacaGGATGGGCGTTCGAATGCAGTTAGTCCAAATCACTGACAGTGTGACAAATACTGAATACCCCGTAGATGGAACGAAAAGGATAACATCACCCATCAAACAAGCAAGGTTGCAGCAGGAAGAGGCTGTATTTCCAGAAAAGGCAAAAAAATATAGCCCTTCCAGATCCAAAAGATATGCGAATAGGAGTGAAGCTTCTCCTCAAAAGGATAATAGGAGGCAACTATTTGTTGAGGCTGATTCACAAGTCGAGAaatcatctaataatattttcgCACCAGTATATGAACATATGGATACCTacgaagaaaataaattaccTATTTTCAACAACCCAGAGGATCCTTCTATTGCTCGAGTTAACATTTCCAGGAAAAGAATAAGCTCTCAAGAAGATGGAAATTCCGATGTTTTCCATAATAAGTTTGCTAAAGACGTTTCTGATAATGCTGCAAACCGAAGCAATACAACTATTGGTTGGGGGAAGAACCAACTAGATCACTTAGCGTACGTTAAGGATGGAACTAGAAACACTATAGATAGTGATAGTCTTTTGAGAAGAGAAAAGCAGAAATTGCTTCCACAGGAAAATTATGACACCGATGAACATCCAGATAGACGGGAACAAATTCATGATAAATCTCAAGAGCAAAGTGAATTTGGACCAACTCAAGAAAAAAGACCCAAGGGTTTGTTTGACTAA
- the LAP2 gene encoding bifunctional aminopeptidase/epoxide hydrolase (ancestral locus Anc_2.268) — protein sequence MSLHRFPLCCKVLLRPTSFVSSFLNPIRSMSKLTPFLESRRPTESPEFDFSTLSNYKSFNVNHTALNLSISFKASVISGSVEYQLTTLGDRVNEIHLDSSFLDIKNVQINNEKNTSFEVCPRAEPLGSKLIIKNDNTLPKDFQLKIEFATTDKCTALQWLDEKQTSGKKYVFSQLEAIHARSLFPCFDTPSIKSSFTATIESELPVVFSGIATSSNNGTYSFEQKIPIPAYLIGIASGDLVSAEIGPRSTVYTEPYRLEDAKWEFSGDVEKFIETAENIIFDYEWGTYDILINVNSYPYGGMESPNMTFATPTLIAKDKSNIDVIAHELAHSWSGNLVTNCSWNHFWLNEGWTVYLERRIIGAIHGEPTRHFSALIGWSDLENSINAMTNPERFSTLVQNLNDGTDPDVAFSSVPYEKGFNLLFYLENLLGGTEEFDPFIKHYFKKFCRQSLDTFQFLDTLFEYFPQHRKLLEDVDWERWLSKPGMPPKPEFDTSLADQVYQLASKWMDKAKECNSLKQFQKEFNLDDINDFNSNQLVLFLETLVQGDDFNWANFPVASQAILSIYNSKMCESQNAEVIFKTFKFQICSRLTASYKELAKWLGTVGRMKFVRPGYRLLESVDRPLALKTFEELKDTYHPICRTLVKQDLGV from the coding sequence ATGTCATTGCATAGGTTTCCACTTTGTTGTAAAGTACTTCTGAGACCCActtcttttgtttccaGTTTTCTGAATCCAATACGATCAATGTCTAAGTTAACTCCGTTCCTGGAATCGAGGAGACCTACCGAAAGTCCTGAATTTGATTTCTCTACTTTATCTAATTACAAGTCATTTAATGTCAACCATACAGCTTTGAATTTATCTATATCGTTTAAGGCCTCAGTGATATCTGGTAGTGTCGAATATCAATTAACAACATTAGGGGATCGTGTAAATGAAATCCATCTCGATTCATCTTTTCtagatattaaaaatgttCAAATAAACAACGAAAAGAATACCAGTTTTGAAGTTTGTCCAAGGGCAGAACCATTAGGCTCTAAATTGATAATTAAGAATGATAACACTTTACCAAaagattttcaattaaagaTCGAGTTCGCCACAACTGATAAATGTACTGCTTTACAATGGTTGGATGAAAAACAGACGTCAGGGAAAAAATACGTCTTTTCCCAGCTGGAAGCTATTCATGCAAGATCATTATTCCCATGTTTTGATACTCCTTCAATTAAGTCAAGTTTTACTGCCACAATTGAGTCCGAATTACCTGTTGTATTCTCCGGTATTGCAACAAGTTCCAATAACGGAACTTATTCCTTCGAGCAGAAAATTCCTATCCCAGCTTATTTAATTGGGATTGCGTCTGGTGATCTTGTTAGTGCAGAAATTGGTCCAAGATCTACTGTCTATACTGAGCCTTATCGTTTAGAGGATGCAAAATGGGAATTCTCTGGAGACGTGGAGAAATTCATTGAGACAGCTGAAAACATTATTTTCGATTATGAATGGGGAACGTATGATATCTTGATAAATGTGAACTCTTACCCTTATGGTGGTATGGAATCCCCAAATATGACTTTTGCAACCCCAACTTTAATTGCAAAGGacaaatcaaatattgatgTCATCGCTCATGAATTAGCCCATTCCTGGTCAGGTAATTTAGTTACTAATTGCTCTTGGAACCATTTCTGGTTGAATGAAGGTTGGACAgtttatttggaaagaagaattataGGTGCCATTCATGGAGAGCCAACAAGACATTTCAGTGCCTTAATTGGTTGGAGtgatttagaaaattctaTTAATGCAATGACAAATCCAGAAAGATTTTCCACTCTTGTACAAAATCTTAATGATGGAACTGATCCAGATGTTGCATTTTCCTCAGTTCCTTATGAGAAGGGttttaatttattgttctatttggaaaatttacTTGGTGGTACAGAAGAATTTGATCCCTTCATTAAGCATTACTTCAAAAAATTCTGTCGTCAATCCTTGGAcactttccaattcttaGATACattgtttgaatatttcCCACAACATAGAAAATTGCTAGAAGATGTTGACTGGGAAAGGTGGTTATCTAAACCCGGAATGCCACCCAAACCTGAGTTTGACACATCATTAGCTGATCAAGTTTATCAATTGGCTTCCAAATGGATGGACAAGGCAAAAGAATGCAATTCATTAAAACAATTCCAGAAAGAGTTCAATTTagatgatattaatgattttaattctAACCAACTTGTGTTGTTCTTGGAAACTTTGGTACAAGGTGATGATTTCAACTGGGCAAATTTCCCAGTGGCCTCACAGGCCATCTTAAGTATCTACAACTCAAAAATGTGCGAGTCTCAAAATGCTGAAGTTATATTCAAGAccttcaaatttcaaatttgttCTCGTTTGACGGCTTCTTATAAGGAATTAGCCAAATGGTTAGGCACTGTAGGCAGAATGAAGTTTGTTCGTCCAGGATATAGATTACTTGAATCTGTTGATCGTCCATTAGCCCTCAAAACCTTTGAAGAACTGAAAGACACTTACCATCCTATTTGTAGAACATTAGTTAAACAAGACCTAGGTGTATAG
- the NCAS0G03230 gene encoding uncharacterized protein, with protein MSEHYLYLEDRIRESNENKKQIEKKFSSSSDFSLKRYLKKKFGRVSNVKSKKTIFIGSPNQTEKPKERKWHTSYMRKFNNLEDISSRPDLPQSFFKMCLNFDRRRSCNKAGSPIATKLIRHEYIPRISSENSILVVILLILSIVLLNVLLSFMQELRKTIAIIMRWGFFIELVKPNTRQNPPFLDMYSIFSPSNIIKWVLVKLI; from the coding sequence ATGTCGGAGCACTATTTATACCTAGAGGATCGAATACGTGAATCAAATGAGaacaaaaaacaaatagagaaaaagttttcttcatcttccgACTTTTCCTTGAAAAGAtacttgaagaagaaatttggaagaGTCTCTAATGTGAAAAGTAAGAAGACCATTTTCATAGGATCCCCAAACCAGACAGAAAAGCCAAAGGAAAGGAAATGGCACACTTCATATATgagaaaattcaataatttagAAGATATATCATCAAGGCCAGACCTTCCTCAGTCTTTTTTCAAGATGTGTTTGAACTTTgacagaagaagatcttGCAACAAAGCGGGGAGCCCTATCGCCACTAAATTAATTAGACATGAGTatattccaagaatttcaaGTGAGAATTCAATTTTGGTTGTAATACTCCTTATTTTAAGTATTGTTCTGCTTAATGTATTACTTTCCTTCATGCAAGAACTACGCAAAACTATTGCAATTATTATGAGATGGGGCTTCTTTATTGAGTTGGTAAAACCCAATACCCGACAAAACCCCCCCTTCCTAGATATGTACTCTATTTTTTCCccatcaaatattattaagtGGGTATTGGTAAAATTAATATAG
- the YIP3 gene encoding Yip3p (ancestral locus Anc_2.269), with product MNQLGALAQVSRFTNNFSVEGIKSQFQSFQNKLSTLRTPQEFFNVKNISKPQNVSELQTRIGFNLKYYSSNYALIIGLLSLYTLLTNLLLLFVIALVFFGIVGINKLEGQDLVTPFGTLKTTQLYTALICVSVPLGFLASPISTMLWLIGASAVTVFGHASLMEKPIESVFEEETV from the exons atgaatcaattagGAGCATTGGCC CAAGTTTCTCGTTTTACGAACAATTTTTCTGTAGAAGGCATCAAGAGTCAATTTCaatcatttcaaaataagcTTTCTACTCTTCGTACCCCACAAGAGTTTTTCAATGTCAAGAATATCTCTAAGCCACAAAACGTTTCTGAACTCCAAACTAGAATTGGTTTCAATTTAAAATACTACTCCAGTAATTATGCCTTGATCATTGGGTTGTTAAGTCTTTACACATTATTGACCAatttattactattatttgTCATTGCTCTCGTCTTTTTCGGTATAGTTGGTATTAATAAGTTGGAAGGCCAGGATCTAGTTACACCTTTCGGGACTCTAAAAACCACCCAATTGTATACTGCATTAATATGTGTTTCTGTTCCACTAGGTTTCTTAGCTTCACCAATCTCAACAATGTTATGGTTGATTGGGGCTTCTGCAGTAACTGTTTTCGGACATGCCTCTTTGATGGAAAAGCCAATCGAAAGtgtttttgaagaagaaacagtTTAA
- the NCAS0G03190 gene encoding acetate uptake transporter family protein (ancestral locus Anc_1.425): MSIQEQDNGSGHYNKNRSSSQVSLDSLNSGTHVEGHYPPETYSLPQDNSSHEMLSKIYTGGTNNEYVFIGRQKFLASDLYAAFGGTLNPGLAPPSSHKFANPAPLGLSAFALTTFVLSMFNARAQGIQIPNLVVGLAMFYGGLIQLIAGIWEIALENTFGATALCSFGGFWLSFGAIYIPWFGILDAYGDNKEELGNAVGFYLLGWCIFTFGLTACTMKSTVMLFALYFLLSITFLLLSISNFTGNFKVQRAGGVLGIIVAFISWYNAYAGIANNQNSYVLSHPFALPSNNKVIFS, encoded by the coding sequence ATGTCTATACAAGAGCAAGATAATGGCTCCGGTCACTACAATAAAAACAGATCATCTTCACAAGTATCTTTAGATAGTCTGAATTCAGGTACACACGTAGAAGGTCATTATCCTCCAGAAACATATAGTCTCCCTCAAGATAACAGTTCACATGAAATGTTAAGTAAGATTTACACAGGTGGgacaaataatgaatacGTCTTCATAGGACGTCAAAAATTTCTTGCGAGTGATCTATATGCCGCCTTCGGTGGTACATTGAATCCAGGTCTAGCCCCACCATCATCACATAAGTTTGCTAATCCAGCACCTTTAGGTTTATCTGCATTTGCTTTAACTACTTTTGTATTATCAATGTTTAATGCTAGGGCACAAGGTATACAGATTCCCAATTTAGTGGTAGGACTGGCTATGTTTTATGGAGGGTTAATCCAATTAATTGCTGGTATTTGGGAAATTGCCCTTGAAAATACTTTCGGTGCTACAGCATTATGTTCATTTGGTGGGTTCTGGCTAAGTTTCGGAGCAATTTACATTCCATGGTTTGGTATATTAGATGCATACGGAGacaataaagaagaattaggGAATGCTGTAGGTTTTTATTTACTTGGCTGGTGTATTTTCACTTTTGGTCTAACGGCATGTACCATGAAATCAACGGTCATGTTATTCGCATTATATTTCCTTCTATCAATAACTTTTTTGCTTCTCTCTATTAGTAATTTTACAGGTAACTTTAAAGTTCAGAGAGCAGGTGGAGTATTGGGAATTATTGTAGCGTTCATTTCATGGTATAATGCATACGCAGGTATTGCCAATAACCAGAATTCATACGTTCTTTCTCATCCATTTGCATTACCAAGTAACAATAAAGTCATCTTTTCATGA